A window from Persephonella sp. encodes these proteins:
- the epmA gene encoding elongation factor P--(R)-beta-lysine ligase, which translates to MIKIIESRAAVIKAIRDYFVKTGSTEVETPILNIYPNLDPNIHPVEVRVENSEGRQITAYLHTSPEYNMKKILSTYKKDIHQITHVFRNYEGSSKHTIEFLMLEWYRVGYDLDMLMEDTKKIFMETAKALYNSYEIEYKGKKYNLENWEKLTVDEAFYRFTGIYPDQNEKLYLFLKNSPIKHGNLSEEDYETNFFLVYSFYVEPHLGKDKPTFIYDYPPEFSALAKIINGKGKRFEAYIGGLELVNGYYELTDPIELEKRLKKEAKNHKIDTAFIKTAEKMPDCSGASLGIDRLLMVLLNKKNIKQVQVLNWI; encoded by the coding sequence TTGATTAAGATAATAGAAAGCAGGGCAGCAGTTATAAAAGCTATAAGGGATTATTTTGTCAAAACAGGCTCCACAGAAGTGGAAACACCTATATTGAATATTTATCCTAACCTTGACCCTAATATACATCCTGTTGAGGTGAGAGTTGAAAATTCAGAAGGAAGGCAAATAACTGCTTATCTTCATACTTCCCCTGAATACAATATGAAAAAAATTCTTTCTACCTATAAAAAAGATATACATCAGATAACCCATGTTTTCAGGAATTATGAAGGTTCCTCAAAACACACAATAGAATTTTTAATGCTTGAATGGTATAGGGTAGGTTATGACCTTGATATGCTTATGGAAGATACAAAAAAGATTTTTATGGAAACAGCAAAAGCTCTTTACAATAGCTATGAAATTGAATACAAAGGAAAAAAATACAATTTGGAAAACTGGGAAAAATTAACTGTTGATGAGGCCTTTTACAGATTTACCGGTATATACCCTGACCAGAATGAAAAGCTATATCTGTTTTTAAAAAATTCTCCTATAAAACATGGCAACCTATCAGAAGAAGACTATGAAACGAATTTCTTTTTAGTTTATTCCTTTTATGTTGAACCACATCTTGGCAAAGATAAACCTACTTTTATTTATGATTATCCCCCTGAATTTTCAGCTTTAGCAAAAATAATAAACGGAAAAGGCAAAAGATTTGAGGCTTATATCGGTGGACTTGAGCTGGTAAATGGATATTATGAGCTTACAGACCCAATAGAACTTGAAAAACGGCTAAAAAAAGAAGCCAAAAATCATAAAATAGATACAGCTTTCATAAAAACTGCCGAAAAAATGCCAGATTGTAGCGGTGCTTCCCTTGGAATTGACAGACTGTTAATGGTTTTGTTAAATAAAAAAAATATTAAGCAAGTGCAGGTTTTAAATTGGATATAG
- a CDS encoding cation:proton antiporter, translating to MHNGELPFLMLFGFLNLALFVAGLLGRFTKFPPVLFYILAGIILGRFIHAEHAIEIFSEIGIVLLFFYLGLEFNIERAVSTAKRIWSVGLLDLFFNFFIVFGLMFFLGFDLFTSILAGGVAYASSSAITTKIIVDNHRIANPETELILGLMVFEDIVAPVLLAVIAAMSSGSDFSIISLGLIFVKIAAVFGISIAVAYYFKDKIAQFIDNFVNEDIFTLFSLGGLIFFAGFTQFLGLSEALGAFLMGMVVSESGKSHEIERVMYSIRDLAVAIFFFLFGAGIQFSGSFSQKMIIALVILIVVSILGKFLTGFLGGMIYGLSKRKSLETGFSIINRGEFSVVMSKFSPTVMIPFIGIYVFVMAFIGILFAQYAPQLANLIIPKKKKKKKKKKIIDEALLD from the coding sequence ATGCATAACGGGGAACTTCCTTTTTTAATGTTATTTGGTTTTTTAAATCTGGCGTTATTTGTTGCCGGTTTATTAGGTAGGTTTACGAAATTTCCACCGGTTCTGTTCTATATACTGGCAGGTATTATTTTAGGCAGATTTATCCATGCGGAACATGCCATAGAGATATTCAGTGAAATAGGAATTGTTCTGTTATTTTTCTATCTTGGTCTGGAGTTTAACATAGAACGAGCAGTATCTACAGCCAAAAGAATCTGGTCTGTAGGGTTATTGGATTTATTCTTTAACTTCTTTATTGTATTTGGACTTATGTTTTTTCTTGGATTTGATTTGTTTACATCTATATTAGCCGGTGGAGTTGCTTATGCTTCTTCCTCCGCAATAACCACTAAAATAATTGTTGATAACCACCGTATAGCAAACCCGGAAACAGAATTAATCTTAGGTTTAATGGTTTTTGAGGATATTGTTGCTCCGGTATTGCTTGCTGTTATTGCTGCAATGTCATCTGGAAGTGATTTTTCTATTATTTCTCTTGGACTTATATTTGTAAAAATTGCTGCTGTTTTTGGAATTTCTATTGCAGTTGCCTATTATTTCAAAGATAAAATTGCCCAGTTTATAGATAACTTCGTAAATGAAGATATCTTTACTCTGTTTTCCCTCGGCGGACTTATTTTCTTTGCAGGATTTACCCAGTTCCTTGGACTTTCTGAAGCTCTCGGTGCTTTCCTGATGGGAATGGTTGTTTCTGAAAGCGGCAAATCCCACGAGATAGAAAGGGTTATGTATTCAATAAGAGATTTAGCTGTTGCTATATTCTTCTTCCTGTTTGGTGCCGGTATCCAGTTTAGCGGTAGTTTTTCCCAAAAGATGATAATCGCTCTGGTAATTCTGATAGTAGTTTCCATTTTAGGTAAATTTCTTACAGGATTTTTGGGAGGTATGATTTACGGATTATCAAAGAGAAAATCCCTTGAAACAGGATTTTCTATAATCAACCGTGGTGAGTTCTCTGTTGTAATGTCCAAATTCTCACCAACAGTTATGATTCCATTTATTGGTATTTATGTTTTTGTGATGGCTTTTATTGGTATCCTGTTTGCCCAGTATGCTCCGCAGCTTGCTAATCTGATAATACCTAAAAAGAAAAAGAAGAAGAAAAAGAAAAAAATTATAGACGAGGCTTTGCTTGATTAA
- a CDS encoding cation:proton antiporter regulatory subunit: MDFKETDLPGIGKKFSVVTQAGDKLTVIMHITGKREIFVFEPDDFDEPSCDVVLNEDEANQLGSILMGAYYRPEQEKEKEVLIENLAIEWVKVPENSPLAGKSIKEADIRRKAGVTVIAIIKKDETIVNPRPEEVISAGDTIVIVGTREQVENFMREFHINA; the protein is encoded by the coding sequence ATGGATTTTAAAGAAACAGATTTACCGGGAATAGGAAAAAAGTTTTCTGTGGTAACACAAGCAGGAGATAAGCTCACTGTTATAATGCACATAACAGGAAAAAGGGAAATATTTGTATTTGAACCAGACGATTTTGATGAGCCTTCTTGTGATGTTGTTCTTAATGAGGATGAAGCAAATCAGCTTGGTTCTATACTGATGGGGGCTTATTATCGTCCTGAACAGGAAAAGGAAAAAGAGGTTCTGATAGAAAATCTGGCTATAGAATGGGTTAAGGTGCCGGAAAACTCTCCCCTTGCAGGCAAAAGTATAAAGGAAGCTGATATTAGAAGAAAAGCCGGAGTTACAGTTATAGCAATAATAAAAAAAGATGAAACAATTGTAAATCCGAGACCGGAAGAAGTTATCTCAGCCGGAGATACAATTGTTATTGTTGGAACAAGGGAGCAGGTAGAGAACTTTATGAGGGAGTTCCATATAAATGCATAA
- the coaBC gene encoding bifunctional phosphopantothenoylcysteine decarboxylase/phosphopantothenate--cysteine ligase CoaBC → LKDKKVLITAGGTREHFDPIRYISNASSGKMGYELAKIAYTMGAQVKLISAPTCLRKPYGVDKIDVVSAQEMFDAVMENLDWADIIIMNAAVADFRPESYSKQKLKKSKENPVVKLIPNPDILKTIGEKKRKDQILIGFAAESENILENAKDKLKRKNLNVIIANKLDVFSKDTHTGWIIFKNGLIKEIPPLDKEASAYFILENIFRGEENGF, encoded by the coding sequence CTAAAAGATAAAAAAGTTCTTATTACAGCTGGTGGAACCCGAGAACACTTTGATCCCATACGCTATATATCCAATGCATCTTCAGGAAAAATGGGTTATGAACTGGCAAAAATAGCATATACAATGGGAGCACAGGTAAAGCTTATATCTGCACCGACTTGTTTAAGAAAACCCTATGGTGTTGATAAAATAGATGTGGTATCTGCTCAAGAAATGTTTGATGCAGTTATGGAAAATTTAGACTGGGCAGATATTATTATAATGAACGCAGCTGTTGCAGATTTTCGTCCGGAAAGTTACAGCAAGCAAAAGCTAAAAAAATCAAAGGAAAATCCAGTGGTTAAACTAATTCCAAATCCGGATATATTAAAAACTATAGGTGAGAAAAAGAGAAAAGACCAAATACTTATTGGTTTTGCTGCAGAAAGCGAAAATATCCTTGAAAATGCAAAAGACAAACTAAAAAGAAAAAACCTTAATGTGATAATTGCAAATAAACTTGATGTATTTAGTAAAGATACCCATACAGGATGGATAATTTTTAAAAACGGGCTAATTAAAGAAATACCACCTTTAGATAAAGAAGCTTCTGCATATTTTATTCTGGAAAATATTTTTAGGGGTGAGGAAAATGGATTTTAA
- a CDS encoding flavoprotein, whose product MILKDKKILVGISGSIAAYKSCELIRALQKKGAEVRACLTPSAKEFIGELALKALTGYQVLSDWKDGETGLEHIFWARWADSFVIAPATATTISKLRTGIADSFLTSVALAYDKPLVIAPAMNTKMYQHPAVQENLKQLKEWGGIVINPAEGELACGEEGEGKLADIEDIVTGVMYSIFPKY is encoded by the coding sequence ATGATTTTAAAAGACAAAAAGATACTCGTTGGTATATCAGGCTCTATAGCAGCATATAAAAGCTGTGAACTTATTAGAGCTTTGCAAAAAAAGGGAGCAGAGGTTAGAGCCTGTTTAACCCCTTCAGCAAAAGAATTTATAGGAGAGCTTGCACTAAAAGCACTTACCGGCTATCAGGTTTTGTCTGACTGGAAAGACGGAGAAACAGGTCTGGAACATATATTCTGGGCAAGATGGGCTGATAGCTTTGTGATAGCACCTGCAACGGCAACGACAATATCTAAACTTAGAACAGGGATAGCAGATAGCTTTTTAACCTCTGTTGCCCTTGCTTATGACAAACCCCTTGTTATAGCTCCTGCGATGAATACAAAAATGTATCAACACCCTGCAGTGCAGGAAAACTTGAAACAACTTAAAGAATGGGGAGGTATTGTAATAAATCCAGCAGAAGGGGAGCTTGCCTGCGGCGAAGAAGGTGAAGGTAAACTGGCAGATATAGAAGATATTGTTACAGGAGTTATGTATTCAATCTTCCCTAAATAT